A stretch of the Hippoglossus hippoglossus isolate fHipHip1 chromosome 1, fHipHip1.pri, whole genome shotgun sequence genome encodes the following:
- the LOC117765949 gene encoding uncharacterized protein LOC117765949: MTGTILFLLFLGIPLYHTEEHTVNELYTLIEKGQSSFVDPALSNQSRMLAKESSLPINELLEKNSKTVESKFALHPLPPAMWPKHSDLAPIPRHHTPHNKSKKGPKNDRLLEHNSEKARGEVTGLLPKTLQTGATAAVAAAATTNRTVQKSSQDAQSHISPPQHSEPEGHPNSRPRGPPLHTQPQAQPQQPAPSPRREHPNRRLDPEENRPGKSSLYQSGISAAARNNSRPPVVFNRRSSSLLYQFDILRRESDFTHDAFCMSECRKEKDEKEYYCYSEFAVNGIVHDIEVLRKGIWLVTLMVSSDGFYKMSRLYVSPDSFFFKVRLLVLDTFKCSKPCPDIKLGTRYIVMGQIYHRRRHLPSDLLNLLGGKLKPGDGLLRSNNYIKRFNKRRHQKALEATRTKCR; this comes from the exons ATGACGGGGACtattttgtttctcttgtttctaGGGATTCCTCTCTACCACACAGAGGAGCATACTGTTAATG AGCTCTACACCCTGATAGAGAAGGGTCAGAGCAGCTTTGTGGATCCAGCTCTGAGCAACCAGAGTCGGATGCTGGCCAAAGAGTCCTCCCTGCCCATCAACGAGCTCCTGGAGAAGAACAGCAAGACTGTGGAGTCCAAGTTCGCCCTCCACCCTCTGCCTCCAGCTATGTGGCCCAAGCACAGCGACCTGGCCCCCATACCTCGCCACCACACTCCCCACAACAAGAGCAAGAAGGGCCCCAAGAATGATCGTCTGCTGGAGCACAACAGCGAGAAAGCCAGGGGCGAAGTAACCGGCCTGCTCCCAAAAACCCTGCAGACAggagccacagctgctgttgctgctgctgctaccaCCAACCGCACCGTGCAGAAGAGCAGCCAGGACGCCCAGTCTCACATCAGCCCTCCACAGCACAGTGAACCAGAGGGACACCCCAACTCCAGGCCCAGGGGTCCGCCCCTGCACACGCAGCCCCAGGCCCAGCCTCAGCAACCCGCCCCGTCTCCACGGAGAGAGCACCCCAACCGACGGCTGGACCCAGAGGAGAACCGGCCGGGCAAGTCCAGTCTGTATCAGTCAGGTATCAGTGCAGCGGCCCGGAACAACAGCCGCCCGCCTGTCGTCTTCAACCGGCGCTCCTCCAGCCTGCTGTACCAGTTCGACATCCTGAGGCGAG AGTCTGACTTCACACATGACGCCTTCTGCATGAGCGAGTGCAGGAAGGAGAAGGACGAGAAAGAGTATTACTGTTACAGTGAGTTTG CTGTGAACGGGATAGTTCATGACATTGAGGTGCTGCGTAAAGGAATATGGCTCGTCACACTGATGGTGAGCAGCGACGGGTTCTACAAGATGAGTCGTCTCTACGTGTCCCCGGACAGCTTCTTCTTCAAAGTTCGCCTGCTGGTCCTGGACACGTTCAAGTGCAGCAAACCCTGCCCCGATATCAAACTCG GGACCAGATACATTGTAATGGGGCAGATCTACCACAGGAGGCGCCACCTTCCCAGTGACCTCCTGAACCTGCTGGGGGGAAAACTGAAGCCCGGCGACGGCCTCCTGCGGAGCAACAACTACATCAAGAGATTCAACAAGCGGAGACATCAGAAAGCCCTGGAGGCCACCCGCACCAAGTGTAggtga